The nucleotide sequence TCCGCACATCCAAGGCGGCGCTGTGCAGGGCCAAAAGGCCCCCTTCCCCATAGCCGAAGACAACCACTGGCTTTTCCGACGATTCCCGGAAAAACCAATCGACCAAGGCGAGGATCTTCTGCACCTCATAGCCGATGATGTGCCGTCCCATCTGGTAAGCCATCCGGTAGACAAACTCCCGGTGGGGCTGGTTTGTCATCCGCACGGCGGGGTTCCCGGACCAGGTGCAATCACGATCGATCAGGATCGGCACCACTACCTCGCACCCCATCTCAGCTAGGTGGCGGGCAAACTGAGCCCCAGGCGCAAGCCCCTTGGTGAGGCCTACCAAGTCCTCAGGAAGCCAGTCCGCATCCCCCAGGGCGATAGCACGGGCAATGGGTGCCTTCTGGGGTTTCAGGTACAGCCCTTCCCCGAAGACCCCTTCCAACACCGGCCAACGCACCCGGTACACCCCGTAGCCAGCCCCTTCGGCGACTTTAGCAGGACTTCCCGTGGAACAGATATACTCAAGGGCCTCCACGGGCAAGCGGGAATCCACCACTCCCAGATACCGGGCCAGTTCCTTCCGTTTTTCCGCCACTGCCGCGGCCAGCTCCTCCTGGGACGGCAATTGATCAAAGGATTTGTCCCGTTCTTTCCGCCTAGTAGCCAAAGCTTCATCCAAAAACCGGTTCAGTCCCTCCAGGAGAAGCTCCCTGGGATCGGATAATTCAGCAAGATAGTCCGTTCCTAAAAGATGTGTCATCCGCCACCCCTCCCGGTCTCACAACCTTTGTCTTAGTGGGTCAATTGCGGGTTTCGTCCTCGCCGGTCACCGGCAAAACGCGTACCCCATCTGGCCCGGGCAAAGGTTAAGTGGCAAACAATACCTAGAGGATGCTCCGCAGGTATTCCAAACACTGGGCCGACCGCTCTTTAAGGAGGTCCGCATCCACGGTAACCTTACGGGGGTCCCCAAATCCTTCGTACTCACTCAAGTAAGGCCCTTGGTAACCAACAGCCTTTAGTTCTCCAATGATCCCCGGCAAATCCACCAGTCCCTCCCCGAGGGGGACAAATTGCACTGAGCCGTCGGGGCCGTAGACAAAGTCCTTTAGATGGACATTGGCCGCATAGGAGCAAACCTGTCTTGCAAACCGATGCCCCGTTTCCACCGAATGCCCAGCCCAAAAGAAATTGCCCGTATCCAATGTGGCCCGCAGATAGGGAGAGTCAATCTCCTCCAAAAGCCGGCAGATAAGCCCACCATCGTTGAACTGATGACCGTGATTCTCCAAAGCTAGCACCACATCTTGTTCTTCTGCCAGGGCCACGGCCCTTTGGAAACCGGCCTTCACGTGGGCAAAAAGATCAGGGTCGGTCCCATCCCCGGCAAAGACCCGGACCAAGCGACAATCAAATTCCCGGGCTAGCTGGATATAATACTCGAGCTGGGCGACCTCCCTTTGGTGATTCGCCGGGAGGGAAAAATCGTTGTAGCCGGCCACCGAGAGGACCCTAAGTCCTGCCGCCTCAATCTGCTCCTTCGCCTGGGCGCGCTTCGTCCCCTCGGTCAAGTCCAGGGTACCCCGATGGGCCCCGGGGATGGTACACAATTCAAAACCGTCACAACCCAATTCCTGGGCGATGGCCAGGAAACGGGAAAAGGTTACACTGGTAAAACCTAGGCCAACGACACCGATCATGCCACCCGCCTCCTTCCATAATCCTTATGAATTCTTCTGCGGCCTCTTTATTAAGTACAATGCTACGTCATAGTTGGTCCAAAGCACCGCTTTGGGCACGCCTCGGTGATGGAGCCAAGGAAGATCCTTGCCGCTACCCCCTGTTTCCTTTGAGCCAGCACCATACAGATGATCCCTGGGCTGTCCGGATCATTCGTTGTCCAAAGCAGCATCAGCTTCTTAAGAGACGAAAGTACCCCATCAGCGGTGCAAAACGTGGGCTCAACCGACCGAGCTTGCCCCAATGGCAAACACTGCATTGTCCAACTCCTAATTCCCATCTGGTTTACACACCACACCGCAACCCCCACTGGAAGCGAACTCAAGTACGTCTTTTCCCACCTTCAGGCGCCGATCTCCGCTGAAAGGTCCACCAAGCTTCCCTGGCAGTATACTCCCTTTACATCCAAGCCTTGGTCATCTACTTGAAAGACCATCAGGTTTCCAGGGGCACCCACCTGCAATCCCCGGTGCTTCTGCCCCAGCAAACGCAGAGGGTTAAGGGAAGCCATGTCGATAGCCTCCTCAAGGAGACAGCCCGCCAGCCTAACGGCATTAAAAACA is from Bacillota bacterium and encodes:
- a CDS encoding sugar phosphate isomerase/epimerase, translated to MIGVVGLGFTSVTFSRFLAIAQELGCDGFELCTIPGAHRGTLDLTEGTKRAQAKEQIEAAGLRVLSVAGYNDFSLPANHQREVAQLEYYIQLAREFDCRLVRVFAGDGTDPDLFAHVKAGFQRAVALAEEQDVVLALENHGHQFNDGGLICRLLEEIDSPYLRATLDTGNFFWAGHSVETGHRFARQVCSYAANVHLKDFVYGPDGSVQFVPLGEGLVDLPGIIGELKAVGYQGPYLSEYEGFGDPRKVTVDADLLKERSAQCLEYLRSIL